One region of Bradyrhizobium betae genomic DNA includes:
- a CDS encoding amidase, with amino-acid sequence MPKKSVEETVTSLHDLSAVDLIAGYRARQFSPSEVLEDLLTHVAAWEPHLKALYAFDPDGAREAAKASTARWTGGEPSGALDGVPVTVKDNIATKGVPVPLGAESVKLVPAEKDAPPAARLREAGSIIFAKTTMPDYGMLSSGLSSFHALARNPWDLSKNPGGSSAGAGAAAAAGYGPLHLGTDIGGSVRLPAGWCGLVGLKPSFGRVPIDPTYVGRVAGPMTRTVDDCALMMSVIAKPDRRDGMSLPAEPLNWKGLEKSPRKLRIGLMLDAGVGLPAERPVRDVAVKAAKAFESAGSVVTEVDGILTREMLDGLDNFWRARMWDDLSKLTPDQQAKVLPYIFKWGESGAKLSGVDVIRGFNQTMAIRAAAAKLFCELDYLISPTAPNVNYPADWASPTNDPMRPFEHICYTVPWNMSENPAVSLNGGFDAKGFPIGVQIVGRRFDDIGVLGMAKAFESLRGPQKPWPKPPAK; translated from the coding sequence ATGCCGAAAAAGAGCGTCGAAGAGACGGTCACCTCGCTGCACGATCTGTCCGCGGTCGATCTGATCGCGGGCTATCGCGCCAGGCAGTTCTCGCCGAGCGAGGTGCTGGAGGATTTGCTCACGCATGTCGCTGCGTGGGAACCGCATCTGAAGGCGCTCTATGCGTTCGATCCCGACGGCGCGCGCGAGGCTGCAAAGGCCTCGACCGCGCGCTGGACCGGAGGCGAACCCTCCGGCGCGCTCGACGGCGTGCCTGTGACGGTGAAGGACAACATCGCCACCAAGGGCGTGCCGGTGCCGCTGGGTGCGGAGAGCGTCAAGCTGGTGCCGGCCGAGAAGGACGCCCCGCCCGCCGCGCGGCTGCGCGAGGCAGGCTCCATCATCTTCGCCAAGACCACCATGCCCGATTACGGCATGCTGTCCTCGGGGCTCTCCAGCTTCCACGCGCTGGCGCGCAATCCGTGGGACCTCTCCAAGAATCCCGGCGGCTCCAGCGCGGGTGCTGGCGCAGCCGCGGCCGCCGGTTACGGTCCGCTGCATCTCGGCACCGATATTGGCGGCTCGGTCCGCCTGCCCGCGGGCTGGTGCGGCCTCGTCGGCCTGAAGCCGAGCTTTGGTCGCGTGCCGATCGACCCCACCTATGTGGGCCGCGTCGCGGGTCCCATGACCCGCACCGTCGACGATTGCGCGCTGATGATGAGCGTGATCGCGAAGCCCGACCGGCGCGACGGCATGAGCCTGCCCGCCGAACCGCTCAACTGGAAGGGGCTGGAGAAGTCTCCGCGCAAGCTGCGCATCGGATTAATGCTGGATGCTGGCGTTGGTCTGCCGGCAGAACGGCCGGTCCGCGACGTTGCGGTGAAAGCCGCCAAGGCATTCGAATCCGCAGGAAGCGTCGTCACCGAGGTCGACGGCATTTTGACCCGCGAGATGCTCGACGGCCTTGACAATTTCTGGCGCGCCCGGATGTGGGACGATCTGTCGAAGCTGACGCCCGACCAGCAGGCCAAGGTGCTGCCCTACATTTTCAAATGGGGTGAGTCCGGCGCGAAGCTGTCGGGTGTCGACGTGATCCGCGGCTTCAACCAGACCATGGCGATCCGCGCCGCCGCCGCAAAGCTGTTCTGCGAGCTCGACTACCTGATCTCGCCGACTGCGCCGAACGTGAACTATCCGGCGGACTGGGCTTCGCCGACCAATGATCCGATGCGACCGTTCGAGCACATCTGCTATACCGTGCCGTGGAATATGTCGGAGAACCCGGCGGTTTCCCTCAACGGCGGTTTCGACGCCAAGGGTTTTCCCATCGGCGTACAGATCGTCGGCCGCCGCTTCGATGATATCGGCGTGCTCGGCATGGCCAAGGCGTTCGAGAGCCTGCGCGGCCCGCAGAAGCCCTGGCCCAAGCCGCCGGCGAAGTAG
- a CDS encoding ABC transporter ATP-binding protein, producing MTGPILDINNLVVSIGKKPKGANIIDGISIQVHKGETLCLVGESGSGKSVTSLTTMGLLPKGTLVPTGGSVKLVGEEILTATDRRLRQLRATQMAMIFQEPMTALNPVVPVGRQIDEVLRAHTNLDAKARKKRILDMMEQVRLPQVERIFASYPHRLSGGQRQRIMIAMALVLEPKLLIADEPTTALDVTTQKQILTLIRDLQRDHGTAVLFITHDMGVVAEIADRVAVMRQGRLVETSPLETVLRNPTMEYTRNLLSAVPSLVPRAPREDCREPVVLEANDLSKVYKERSFFGKGREVVAADKVTLTLRKGRTLGIVGESGSGKSTVARCIVRLIDPTSGGVRLAGREISDISRRLLQPHRKKIQIVFQDPYRSLNPRVTVGESIAEGPINYGTSHADAMKRARELLELVGLPADAVTRYPHQFSGGQRQRIAIARALALDPDVLVADEAVSALDVSVQAQVLELLDEIQNRLGIAILFITHDLRVAAQICDEVVVMQHGRVVEQGPAAEVLTHPKEDYTRALLEAAPGRGWDFANFRPVSEGVAATV from the coding sequence ATGACCGGCCCCATCCTCGACATCAACAATCTCGTCGTCTCCATCGGCAAGAAGCCGAAGGGCGCCAACATCATCGACGGCATCTCGATCCAGGTGCACAAGGGCGAGACGCTGTGCCTCGTCGGCGAGAGCGGCTCGGGCAAGTCGGTGACCTCGCTGACCACGATGGGCCTGCTGCCGAAGGGCACGCTGGTTCCGACCGGCGGCAGCGTCAAGCTGGTCGGTGAGGAGATTCTCACCGCGACCGACCGCCGCCTGCGGCAGCTGCGCGCGACGCAGATGGCGATGATCTTCCAGGAGCCGATGACGGCGCTCAATCCGGTGGTTCCGGTCGGCCGCCAGATCGACGAGGTGCTGCGCGCCCATACCAATCTCGATGCGAAGGCGCGCAAGAAGCGCATCCTCGACATGATGGAGCAGGTCCGCCTGCCCCAGGTCGAGCGCATCTTCGCTTCCTACCCGCACCGCCTCTCCGGCGGCCAGCGCCAGCGCATCATGATCGCGATGGCATTGGTGCTTGAGCCGAAGCTGCTGATCGCGGACGAGCCGACCACCGCGCTCGACGTCACCACGCAGAAGCAGATCCTGACCCTGATCCGCGACCTCCAGCGCGATCACGGCACGGCCGTGCTGTTCATCACCCACGACATGGGCGTCGTCGCCGAGATCGCCGACCGCGTCGCGGTGATGCGGCAGGGCCGGCTGGTCGAAACCAGTCCGCTCGAGACCGTGCTGCGCAACCCGACCATGGAATACACCCGCAACCTGCTCTCGGCGGTGCCGAGCCTGGTGCCCCGCGCCCCGCGCGAGGACTGCCGCGAGCCGGTGGTGCTGGAGGCCAACGACCTCAGCAAGGTCTACAAGGAACGCTCTTTCTTCGGCAAAGGCCGCGAGGTCGTCGCCGCCGACAAGGTCACGCTGACGCTGCGCAAGGGCCGCACACTCGGCATCGTCGGCGAAAGCGGCTCGGGCAAGTCGACGGTGGCGCGCTGCATCGTCCGCCTGATCGACCCGACCTCCGGCGGCGTGCGCCTCGCCGGCCGCGAGATCTCCGACATCTCGCGTCGCCTGCTCCAGCCGCACCGGAAGAAGATCCAGATCGTCTTCCAGGATCCCTATCGCTCGCTCAACCCGCGCGTCACCGTCGGCGAGAGCATCGCCGAAGGCCCGATCAATTACGGCACCTCGCATGCCGACGCGATGAAGCGCGCCCGCGAGCTGCTCGAGCTGGTCGGCCTGCCCGCGGACGCCGTGACGCGCTATCCGCACCAGTTCTCCGGCGGCCAGCGCCAGCGCATCGCCATCGCGCGGGCGCTCGCGCTCGATCCGGACGTGCTGGTCGCCGACGAAGCAGTCTCCGCGCTCGACGTCTCGGTGCAGGCGCAAGTGCTGGAACTGCTCGACGAAATCCAGAATCGGCTCGGCATCGCGATCCTGTTCATCACCCACGATCTGCGCGTCGCTGCCCAGATCTGCGACGAGGTCGTGGTGATGCAGCACGGCCGCGTCGTCGAGCAGGGCCCGGCCGCCGAGGTGCTGACGCATCCGAAAGAGGACTACACAAGGGCCTTGCTGGAAGCAGCACCGGGCCGCGGCTGGGATTTCGCGAACTTCCGGCCGGTCTCGGAAGGTGTGGCGGCGACGGTGTAG
- a CDS encoding M81 family metallopeptidase: protein MTRIAVGGFLHETNTFAPTKATFADFQHGGGWPAMTEGPDVLKVMRRINVGLAGFVDSAEANGWELVPTIACGASPSAHVTRDAFERIVKVMVDGIAAAGSLDAVYLDLHGAMVTEHLDDGEGEILARVRRVIGKDVPLVASLDLHANVTPEMVEHADALIAYRTYPHVDMAETGRASAKHLALLLNTKQRFAKSFRQLPFLIAISWQCTNDFPTKGIYEKLAALEGDAVPTLSFAPGFPAADFRDCGPSVFAYGKTQADADRAADTIVKLIESHEDDFDGKIWSPDDGVRHAMELSKNASKPIIIADTQDNPGAGGDSDTTGMLRALVRNKASAATGAIYDPESAKAAHAAGVGATVTLSLGGKSGIPGDEPYRETFVVEKLSDGRFIAPGPYYGGREMEMGPSAALRIGDVRVVVSSHKAQLADQAMYRYVGIEPTEQKILVNKSSVHFRADFEPIAEKLMICAAPGAMPADTASLPWTRLRPGIRIKPNGPVFNPPSR, encoded by the coding sequence ATGACACGTATCGCCGTCGGCGGCTTCCTGCACGAGACCAACACCTTCGCTCCGACGAAGGCGACCTTCGCGGACTTCCAGCACGGCGGCGGCTGGCCGGCGATGACGGAAGGGCCCGACGTGCTGAAGGTGATGCGGCGCATCAATGTCGGCCTCGCCGGCTTCGTCGACAGCGCCGAAGCCAACGGCTGGGAACTGGTTCCGACCATCGCCTGCGGGGCGAGCCCGTCGGCGCATGTCACCAGGGATGCGTTCGAGCGCATCGTCAAGGTCATGGTCGACGGCATCGCGGCCGCCGGCTCGTTGGATGCGGTCTATCTCGACCTGCACGGCGCCATGGTGACGGAGCACCTCGACGACGGCGAAGGCGAGATCCTGGCGCGCGTGCGCCGCGTCATCGGCAAGGACGTTCCGCTGGTTGCCAGCCTCGACCTCCACGCCAATGTGACGCCCGAGATGGTGGAACATGCGGACGCGCTGATCGCCTACCGCACCTATCCGCATGTCGACATGGCCGAGACCGGCCGCGCTTCGGCGAAGCACCTCGCGCTGCTCCTGAACACGAAACAGCGTTTCGCAAAGTCGTTCCGCCAATTGCCGTTCCTGATCGCGATCAGCTGGCAGTGCACCAACGACTTTCCCACCAAGGGCATCTACGAAAAGCTCGCCGCGCTCGAGGGCGACGCGGTTCCGACGCTCTCGTTCGCGCCGGGCTTCCCCGCCGCCGATTTCCGCGACTGCGGGCCGAGCGTGTTCGCCTATGGCAAGACGCAGGCCGATGCCGACCGCGCGGCCGACACGATCGTGAAACTAATCGAGAGCCACGAGGACGACTTCGACGGCAAGATCTGGTCGCCCGACGACGGCGTGCGCCACGCGATGGAACTCTCGAAGAACGCCAGCAAGCCGATCATCATCGCCGACACCCAGGACAATCCCGGCGCCGGCGGCGATTCCGACACCACCGGCATGCTGCGCGCGCTGGTGCGCAACAAGGCCAGCGCCGCGACCGGCGCGATCTACGATCCGGAATCGGCCAAAGCCGCCCATGCGGCCGGCGTCGGCGCCACCGTGACGCTGTCGCTCGGCGGCAAGTCCGGCATTCCCGGCGACGAGCCCTATCGCGAGACTTTCGTGGTCGAAAAGCTCTCCGACGGCCGCTTCATCGCGCCCGGCCCCTATTACGGCGGCCGCGAGATGGAGATGGGCCCCTCGGCGGCCTTGCGCATCGGCGATGTCCGTGTCGTCGTCTCCTCGCACAAGGCGCAGCTCGCCGACCAGGCGATGTATCGCTATGTCGGCATTGAGCCGACCGAACAGAAGATTCTCGTCAACAAGAGCTCGGTGCACTTCCGCGCCGATTTCGAGCCGATCGCGGAAAAGCTGATGATCTGCGCCGCGCCCGGCGCGATGCCGGCCGACACCGCTTCGCTGCCCTGGACGCGCCTGCGTCCGGGCATCCGCATCAAGCCGAACGGCCCCGTTTTCAATCCCCCTTCACGCTAA
- a CDS encoding 2-hydroxychromene-2-carboxylate isomerase, whose product MIEFFFDCSSPWTYLAFHNIQPLAKELGAEIVWRPILVGGIFNTVNPSVYAQRETPVPLKARYMKKDLQDWARSAGLAIKMPPTVFPVNSVKAMRGCIWLGADMVPFATALFEAYWGGDKDISQDAVLAEICRKVGIDEQKFFAGISEQAIKDQLKANTEEVVARGGFGSPTIFVGKTDMYFGNDRLPLIREALLRSKASAA is encoded by the coding sequence ATGATCGAATTCTTCTTCGACTGTTCCAGCCCCTGGACCTATCTCGCCTTCCACAACATCCAGCCGCTGGCGAAGGAGCTTGGCGCCGAGATCGTGTGGCGGCCGATCCTGGTCGGCGGCATCTTCAACACCGTCAATCCCAGCGTCTACGCGCAGCGCGAGACGCCGGTGCCGCTGAAGGCGCGCTACATGAAGAAGGACCTTCAGGACTGGGCGCGCTCGGCAGGCCTTGCGATCAAGATGCCGCCGACCGTGTTCCCGGTGAACAGCGTCAAGGCCATGCGCGGCTGCATCTGGTTGGGTGCGGACATGGTGCCGTTCGCCACCGCATTGTTCGAGGCCTATTGGGGCGGCGACAAGGACATCTCGCAGGACGCCGTGCTCGCCGAGATCTGCAGGAAGGTTGGCATCGACGAGCAGAAGTTCTTCGCGGGCATTTCGGAGCAGGCGATCAAGGACCAGCTCAAGGCCAACACCGAAGAGGTCGTGGCGCGCGGCGGGTTCGGCTCGCCGACGATCTTCGTGGGCAAGACCGACATGTACTTTGGCAATGACCGGTTGCCGCTGATCCGCGAGGCGCTGCTGCGCAGCAAGGCGAGCGCGGCCTGA
- a CDS encoding M20 aminoacylase family protein, with protein MPTLERIDRYADELTAIRRDLHAHPEIGFEEVRTSGIVADKLTSWGIEVHRGLGGTGVIGVIKGKGTGSKRIGLRADMDALPMEENTNLKWSSKIPGRFHGCGHDGHTTMLLGTARYLAETKNFDGTVHLIFQPAEEGLGGARAMIKDGLFEKFPCDELYGLHNAPDLNHGEIAILPGPAMASADFFDLRITGYGAHGAMPERSKDAVIIATTLAQAIQTIVSRNVEPLQAAVISITQIHAGSAYNVIPGDAHLCGTIRTFSKEVRTLIAERIRTISAGIASAYQCVIDVDIRDTFDVLVNQVEQSKVVEDVARTIVDPANVITRAQPKMGSEDFADMLQTIPGAYFWVGHDGSVPVHNPGFVLDDKILPIGASMFARIIETRMPVG; from the coding sequence ATGCCCACACTCGAGCGCATCGACCGCTATGCCGACGAACTCACCGCCATCCGCCGCGACCTTCATGCCCATCCCGAGATCGGCTTCGAGGAAGTGCGCACCTCCGGCATCGTCGCCGACAAGCTGACGAGCTGGGGCATCGAGGTGCATCGCGGTCTCGGCGGCACCGGCGTGATCGGCGTCATCAAGGGCAAGGGCACTGGGAGCAAGCGTATCGGCCTGCGTGCCGACATGGATGCGCTGCCGATGGAGGAGAACACCAATCTGAAATGGAGTTCGAAGATCCCCGGCCGCTTCCACGGCTGCGGCCATGACGGCCACACCACCATGCTGCTCGGCACCGCGCGCTACCTCGCCGAAACGAAGAATTTCGACGGCACCGTGCACCTGATCTTCCAGCCCGCCGAAGAAGGCCTCGGCGGCGCCCGCGCCATGATCAAGGACGGCTTGTTCGAGAAGTTTCCCTGCGACGAGCTCTACGGCCTGCACAACGCGCCCGACCTCAACCACGGCGAGATCGCGATCCTGCCCGGCCCCGCGATGGCCAGCGCCGACTTCTTCGACCTCCGCATCACCGGCTATGGCGCGCATGGCGCGATGCCGGAACGCTCCAAGGACGCGGTGATCATCGCGACCACGCTGGCGCAGGCGATCCAGACCATCGTCAGCCGCAACGTCGAGCCGCTGCAGGCCGCCGTCATCTCGATCACGCAGATTCACGCCGGCTCCGCCTACAACGTCATCCCCGGTGACGCGCATCTTTGCGGCACCATCCGCACCTTCTCGAAGGAAGTTCGCACCCTGATCGCCGAACGCATCCGCACGATCAGCGCCGGCATCGCGAGCGCCTATCAGTGCGTGATCGACGTCGACATTCGCGACACCTTCGACGTGCTGGTCAACCAGGTCGAACAGTCCAAGGTGGTGGAGGACGTCGCGCGCACCATCGTCGACCCCGCCAACGTCATCACCCGCGCCCAGCCGAAGATGGGCAGCGAGGATTTCGCCGACATGCTGCAGACGATTCCCGGCGCCTATTTCTGGGTCGGCCATGACGGCTCGGTGCCGGTGCACAATCCCGGCTTCGTACTCGACGACAAGATCCTGCCGATCGGCGCCAGCATGTTCGCCCGCATCATCGAAACGCGCATGCCAGTGGGCTAG
- a CDS encoding crotonase/enoyl-CoA hydratase family protein, with the protein MAYETIKYEVAEQILTITLNRPDKLNAFNAQMQAELIEAFDAADKDDNVRAIIVTGAGRGFCAGADLSSGADTFDRDARRGPVKRFADGKVDYSDPQVRDGGGQVTLRIFKCLKPVIAAVNGPAVGIGVTMQLAMDIRIASDAARFGFVFSQRGIVPEAASSWFLPRIVGISQALEWCYSGRVFPAQEALAGRLVSKVVAPDDLLPTARALAKEFAAKTAPVSVALIRQMMWRMMGADDPMEAHKVDSRGIYARGRSDDVKEGVVSFLEKRPAQFKDKVTRDMPDYFPWWTEREYK; encoded by the coding sequence ATGGCGTATGAGACGATCAAATACGAGGTCGCCGAGCAGATCCTCACCATCACGCTGAACCGGCCCGACAAGCTCAACGCCTTCAACGCGCAGATGCAGGCCGAGCTGATCGAGGCGTTCGACGCCGCCGACAAGGACGACAACGTCCGCGCCATCATCGTCACCGGCGCCGGCCGTGGTTTCTGCGCGGGCGCCGATCTTTCGTCGGGCGCCGACACCTTCGATCGGGACGCCCGGCGCGGCCCGGTGAAGCGCTTCGCCGACGGCAAAGTCGACTACAGCGATCCGCAGGTACGCGACGGCGGTGGCCAGGTGACGTTGCGCATCTTCAAGTGCCTGAAGCCTGTGATCGCCGCGGTCAACGGCCCCGCCGTCGGCATCGGCGTCACCATGCAGCTGGCCATGGACATCCGCATCGCATCGGATGCTGCGCGCTTCGGCTTCGTGTTCTCCCAGCGCGGCATCGTGCCCGAGGCTGCCTCGAGCTGGTTCCTGCCGCGCATCGTCGGCATCTCGCAGGCGCTGGAATGGTGCTATTCCGGCCGCGTCTTCCCGGCGCAGGAAGCCCTCGCCGGCCGCCTCGTCAGCAAGGTCGTGGCGCCGGATGATCTGCTGCCGACCGCCCGCGCATTGGCAAAAGAGTTCGCGGCCAAGACCGCGCCCGTCTCGGTAGCGCTGATCCGCCAGATGATGTGGCGCATGATGGGTGCCGACGATCCCATGGAAGCCCACAAGGTCGACAGCCGCGGCATCTACGCCCGCGGCCGCTCGGACGACGTCAAGGAAGGCGTGGTGTCGTTCCTGGAGAAGCGGCCGGCGCAGTTCAAGGATAAGGTGACGCGCGATATGCCGGATTATTTTCCGTGGTGGACGGAGCGGGAGTATAAGTGA
- a CDS encoding ABC transporter permease, protein MSVDSLPQSSIPITTPLRPRFGFLTSTPIIAAATVCLALIVLVSILAPLIAPHDPIQLAPSQRLKPASAQFLLGTDAYGRDLLSRVIYGGRISLLIGIGSAILSIVIGLAIGLVSGFFKLVDSVLMRVMDGLMAMPSILLAIAVVSLSGASIWTVLVAITIPEVPRVARLVRSVVLSAREEPYVEAAISVGSSLPKIMWRHLMPNTIAPLIVQGSYVCASAILTEAILSFLGAGISPETPTWGNIMAEGRQYFQLKPTLIFWPGLLLSIAILSINLIGDAARDALDPRMKQREGK, encoded by the coding sequence ATGTCGGTCGATAGCCTTCCTCAATCGTCCATTCCGATCACGACGCCGCTGCGGCCGCGTTTCGGATTCCTCACCTCGACGCCGATCATCGCGGCGGCCACGGTCTGCCTCGCGCTGATCGTGCTGGTCTCGATCCTGGCGCCGCTGATCGCGCCGCATGATCCGATCCAGTTGGCCCCCTCGCAGCGGCTGAAGCCGGCCTCGGCGCAGTTCCTGCTCGGCACCGACGCCTATGGCCGCGACCTGCTGTCACGCGTGATTTATGGCGGGCGCATCTCGCTTCTGATCGGTATCGGCTCGGCGATCCTTTCGATCGTCATCGGCCTTGCGATCGGCCTCGTCTCCGGCTTCTTCAAGCTGGTCGATTCCGTGCTGATGCGCGTCATGGACGGCCTGATGGCGATGCCGAGCATCCTGCTCGCGATCGCCGTGGTGTCGCTGTCGGGCGCCAGCATCTGGACCGTGCTGGTGGCGATCACCATCCCCGAAGTTCCGCGCGTCGCGCGCCTGGTGCGCTCGGTCGTGCTATCCGCCCGCGAGGAGCCTTACGTGGAAGCCGCAATCTCGGTCGGCTCGTCGCTCCCCAAGATCATGTGGCGACATCTGATGCCAAACACGATCGCGCCGCTGATCGTCCAGGGCAGCTATGTCTGCGCCTCCGCGATCCTGACCGAGGCCATCCTGTCCTTCCTCGGCGCCGGCATCTCGCCGGAGACGCCGACCTGGGGCAACATCATGGCCGAAGGCCGCCAGTATTTTCAGCTCAAGCCGACGTTGATCTTCTGGCCGGGCCTGCTGCTCTCGATCGCCATCCTCAGCATCAACCTGATCGGCGACGCCGCCCGCGACGCACTCGATCCGCGCATGAAGCAGCGGGAGGGGAAGTGA
- a CDS encoding NADPH:quinone oxidoreductase family protein, whose protein sequence is MVRAVVCRALGAPETLRLEEFPSRALKPGEVRVAIRAAGLNFPDVLMAAGDYQLKPELPFTPGMEAAGDVTEVGAEASGVAVGDKVIVKMRHGAFSDEAVVTPGQLTPMPSTFDYPEAATYLAGHGTAYHALIDRGRIEPGEVLLVHGAGGGVGLAAVELGKMLGATVIATASSDEKLAIAKARGADHLVRYDREPFRDAVKRITDGRGADVVFDPVGGEVFENSMRCIAWGARLLVIGFTGGIGSAKTNLLLIKGASVLGVRAGEAVRKNPALGKVRLKTLLQWAEEGKLRPNVSHRLPLQDYAKAMRLLLDRKAIGRVALVME, encoded by the coding sequence ATGGTGCGGGCTGTCGTCTGCCGCGCGCTCGGGGCGCCCGAAACGCTGCGTCTGGAAGAGTTTCCGTCGCGCGCGCTGAAACCGGGCGAGGTGCGGGTCGCAATTCGCGCTGCGGGCCTCAATTTCCCTGACGTGCTGATGGCCGCCGGTGACTATCAGCTCAAGCCGGAGCTGCCGTTCACGCCCGGCATGGAGGCGGCTGGCGACGTGACCGAGGTCGGCGCGGAGGCGAGCGGCGTTGCCGTCGGCGACAAGGTCATCGTGAAGATGCGCCATGGCGCGTTCAGCGATGAAGCGGTGGTGACGCCCGGCCAGCTCACGCCGATGCCGTCGACGTTCGATTATCCGGAGGCCGCGACCTATCTCGCCGGCCACGGCACCGCCTATCATGCACTGATCGATCGCGGCCGAATCGAGCCCGGCGAGGTGCTGCTGGTGCACGGTGCCGGCGGCGGCGTGGGACTCGCCGCCGTCGAACTCGGCAAGATGCTGGGCGCGACCGTGATCGCGACGGCCTCCAGCGACGAGAAACTCGCGATCGCGAAAGCCCGCGGCGCCGATCACCTCGTGCGCTATGATCGCGAGCCGTTCCGCGACGCCGTCAAGCGTATCACCGATGGCCGTGGCGCGGACGTGGTGTTCGATCCCGTCGGCGGCGAGGTATTCGAGAACTCGATGCGCTGCATCGCCTGGGGTGCCCGGCTGCTGGTGATCGGCTTCACCGGCGGGATCGGCTCGGCGAAGACCAATCTCTTGCTGATCAAGGGCGCCAGTGTGCTCGGCGTGCGCGCGGGCGAGGCGGTGCGGAAGAATCCCGCACTGGGTAAAGTGCGCCTGAAGACGCTGCTGCAATGGGCGGAGGAGGGCAAGCTGCGCCCCAACGTCTCGCACCGCCTGCCGCTGCAGGACTACGCGAAGGCGATGCGGCTGTTGCTCGACCGCAAGGCGATCGGGCGGGTGGCGCTGGTGATGGAGTGA